A stretch of the Bacillota bacterium genome encodes the following:
- the spoIIID gene encoding sporulation transcriptional regulator SpoIIID → MRDHIYERVLEISHYIAETGATVRQAAQEFSISKSTVHKDMAERLPRINPQLAQKVRAILDQNKAERHLRGGAATRRKYLRI, encoded by the coding sequence GTGCGGGATCACATTTACGAACGGGTGCTCGAGATCAGCCACTACATTGCTGAGACTGGAGCCACCGTCCGCCAGGCGGCACAAGAGTTTTCTATCAGTAAGAGCACTGTACACAAGGACATGGCCGAGCGGCTCCCTAGGATTAACCCCCAGTTAGCACAGAAAGTGCGGGCTATTTTGGACCAAAACAAAGCAGAACGTCATTTACGCGGCGGGGCGGCCACTCGGAGGAAATATTTGAGGATATAA